One Dysosmobacter welbionis DNA segment encodes these proteins:
- the cls gene encoding cardiolipin synthase, protein MRKRSLPQPEERTERRISAAASLSICALTVIAQIVLTLALTQLLAEKISYVYFILELAGAVVAIWVYLRPGSPSYKLVWMCLLLALPVAGMILFLLWGGSHQAKSLSLRKVAPPVERESARQASAANVAHLSRRSPAWGRLASYLQSRDFLLYGGSQARYFAEGADFFDDLVLHLQRAEIYIFLEYYILAEGQIWDRIFHVLRERAAAGVEVRIIFDDFGNLTRFSDASLQALQDAGVEVEVFNPVHRYVNRIYFNYRDHRKIAVIDGVHAYTGGINIADEYANLFVRFGHWKDTGVRIDGAGAWGFASQFIQMWKMIGRSLPNEDDYYRPRVEIEGTGWCQPFTDGPLNNPDNPIEDTYLQLIASAQKMLYITTPYYAVEESMQKALCIAADAGVDVRLVVPAIPDKKYVYMVAETYWGELLAHGVKIYRYTPGFVHAKSVMVDREVALVGSTNMDYRTFQLHYECAVLLYHMPAVEDLLEDMDRMVAQSAPYTLAEWNQRSWLRKMCASLLRLVAIWF, encoded by the coding sequence ATGCGAAAAAGAAGTCTGCCCCAGCCGGAAGAGCGGACGGAACGGCGGATCTCCGCCGCCGCCAGCCTGTCCATCTGCGCACTGACGGTGATTGCCCAGATCGTGCTGACGCTGGCGCTGACCCAGTTGCTGGCGGAAAAGATCAGCTACGTCTATTTCATTCTGGAGCTGGCTGGCGCAGTGGTGGCGATCTGGGTGTATCTGCGCCCCGGCAGCCCCTCCTATAAGCTGGTGTGGATGTGCCTGCTGCTGGCCCTGCCGGTGGCCGGTATGATTCTTTTCCTTCTGTGGGGCGGGAGCCATCAGGCCAAAAGCCTGAGTCTGCGGAAGGTCGCCCCTCCGGTGGAGCGGGAGAGCGCCCGCCAGGCCAGCGCCGCCAATGTGGCCCACCTGAGCCGCCGCTCCCCGGCCTGGGGACGGCTGGCCTCCTATTTGCAGTCGCGGGACTTCCTGCTGTACGGCGGCTCACAGGCCCGGTATTTCGCGGAGGGAGCCGATTTCTTCGATGACCTGGTGCTCCACCTCCAGAGAGCGGAGATCTACATCTTCCTGGAGTATTACATCCTGGCGGAGGGCCAGATCTGGGACCGGATCTTCCATGTGCTGCGGGAGCGGGCCGCCGCCGGTGTGGAGGTGCGGATCATCTTCGACGACTTCGGCAACCTCACCCGCTTTTCCGACGCCTCCCTCCAGGCCCTGCAGGACGCTGGCGTGGAGGTGGAGGTCTTCAATCCAGTCCACCGCTACGTGAATCGGATTTACTTCAACTACCGGGACCACCGGAAGATCGCCGTCATTGACGGGGTGCACGCCTACACCGGAGGCATCAATATTGCCGATGAATACGCCAACCTCTTTGTCCGGTTCGGCCACTGGAAGGATACCGGCGTCCGGATCGACGGTGCCGGGGCCTGGGGCTTTGCCTCCCAGTTCATTCAGATGTGGAAGATGATCGGCCGCTCCCTGCCCAATGAGGACGACTACTACCGTCCCCGGGTGGAGATCGAGGGCACCGGCTGGTGCCAGCCCTTCACGGACGGTCCGCTGAACAATCCGGACAATCCCATCGAGGACACCTACCTCCAGCTGATCGCCTCCGCCCAGAAGATGCTGTATATCACCACGCCCTATTACGCGGTGGAGGAGTCCATGCAGAAGGCCCTGTGCATCGCAGCCGACGCAGGGGTGGACGTGCGGCTGGTGGTACCCGCCATCCCGGATAAGAAATATGTCTACATGGTGGCGGAGACCTACTGGGGTGAGCTGCTGGCCCACGGCGTCAAGATTTACCGCTATACCCCCGGCTTCGTCCACGCCAAGAGCGTCATGGTAGACCGGGAGGTGGCCCTGGTGGGCAGCACCAACATGGACTACCGGACGTTCCAGCTGCACTACGAATGCGCCGTGCTCCTCTATCACATGCCCGCGGTGGAAGACCTGCTGGAGGATATGGACCGGATGGTGGCCCAGAGCGCGCCCTATACGCTGGCGGAGTGGAATCAGCGGTCTTGGCTGCGCAAAATGTGCGCCTCTCTGCTGCGGCTGGTGGCTATCTGGTTCTGA